In Cryptococcus neoformans var. grubii H99 chromosome 9, complete sequence, a genomic segment contains:
- a CDS encoding protein BFR2 — MSGPSLAQQLKQLHSNNVSVPDPESAYSNLDSHDIQRKGDEGREHYVDVGPSRLRMELGGTGGGTLTGPKYEGVKTGRMKIFDDDDEDEEENGGEEGSERYEDEDEEDEDEDEDEDDEEDDEDEDEEGESEDEDEEEQPQPRANGSKQALDPVASLRNSRLKDVEKGQAIRKQKALFESLITLRITFQKALTASNTVPATLPEDPENELASKKASILKSLSELNERLFTLRESIILPGESEEEVSLGKRKRAEGDDAQGEAYWIEAAKESLGIADRSHPQLVPILNKWSSKIQAASLQLGSKQAGGSKFLQQMKNGSGGVVEAIESGINSKREAEKTLMESEETGYRALLREVIESRSGSGPAADLTHLRREKKKKREAERGGSKGRKLRYTVHEKAQNFVVPIPLSQGWHEEQVDELFSSLFGGVGMKGATAEKSVGLDVGNADEGLAELGGLRVF; from the exons ATGTCCGGCCCTTCACTCGCCCAACAGCTCAAACAGCTCCATTCAAACAATGTATCTGTCCCAGATCCCGAAAGTGCCTACTCCAACCTCGACTCACACGATATCCAGCGAAAGGGCGATGAGGGACGAGAACATTATGTTGACGTGGGACCCTCTAgattgaggatggagcTTGGAGGGACCGGTGGTGGGACTTTGACAGGACCAAAGTACGAAGGTGTGAAGACtgggaggatgaagatttttgacgacgatgatgaagatgaggaggaaaatGGAGGCGAAGAGGGCAGCGAGAGatatgaagatgaagatgaggaggatgaagatgaggatgaggacgaagatgatgaggaagatgatgaggatgaagacgaggaaggtgaaagcgaggacgaagacgaggaagagcaacCCCAACCTCGAGCCAACGGCTCAAAGCAAGCGCTCGATCCCGTCGCATCTCTCAGAAATTCTCGTCTTAAAGATGTTGAAAAGGGACAAGCCATCCGAAAGCAAAAG GCTCTCTTTGAATCCCTCATCACCCTCCGTATCACTTTCCAGAAAGCCCTCACTGCTTCCAACACTGTCCCCGCCACCCTTCCCGAAGACCCTGAAAACGAACTTGCTTCCAAAAAAGCTTCCATCCTTAAGAGTCTCAGCGAACTCAATGAACGTCTTTTCACTTTGAGAGAATCTATTATTTTGCCTGGAGAatcagaagaggaggtttCGCTCGGCAAGAGAAAAAGGGCCGAGGGTGATGATGCTCAAGGGGAAGCATATTGGATAGAAGCTGCCAAGGAGTCATTGGGTATTGCGGATAG ATCCCATCCCCAACTCGTACCCATCCTCAATAAATGGTCTAGCAAAATCCAAGCGGCTTCTTTGCAGCTCGGCTCAAAACAGGCAGGTGGAAGCAAGTTCCTTCAACAGATGAAAAACGGTTCAGGCGGCGTTGTCGAAGCTATCGAGTCTGGTATCAACAGCAAG CGCGAGGCCGAAAAGACGCTGATGGAGAGCGAAGAGACTGGGTATCGAGCTCTGCTTCGTGAAGTCATCGAATCTCGATCTGGTTCTGGTCCTGCTGCCGACTTGACTCACttgaggagagaaaagaagaagaagcgagagGCTGAGCGGGGCGGTAGTAAAGGAAGAAAGCTTCG TTATACTGTGCATGAAAAAGCGCAAAACTTTGTTGTCCCCATTCCCCTTTCTCAAGGATGGCACGAGGAGCAAGTGGATGAGCTATTTTCAAGTCTATTTGGCGGTGTAGGCATGAAGGGTGCAACAGCTGAAAAGTCTGTGGGATTGGATGTCGGCAATGCTGATGAGGGATTGGCGGAGCTTGGTGGCTTAAGAGTATTCTAG